A region from the Kineothrix sp. IPX-CK genome encodes:
- a CDS encoding beta-galactosidase, translated as MDRFLFGAAYYDEYMPVERLEEDMRLMREAGINVIRIAESTWATQEPVSGEFDFSHVERVLEAAGRYDISVIVGTPTYAIPPWLASQNPEILAVTERGKEKYGARQNMDITSPAYRYYAERIIRKLMECVQRYSNVIGFQLDNETKHYHTSGPNVQRLFVRYLKKTFGDVEEMNREFGFSYWSNRVDAWENVPDPTGSINGSFRAEFEKFRRQLVTEFLEWQSGIVREYIRQGQFITHNLDFEWRNYTYGVQAEADHKKAVQCLDIAGCDIYHLTQSKLTGKEIAFGGDLVRSLKRRSYFVLETQAQGHVNWTPYDGQLRLHAFSHIASGAAALMYWHWHSIHNSFETYWKGILSHDLKPNRIYREISGIGADMARIGPSLINLKKKNRAALLVSNESLTGLREFPLPGGETTYNDVVRRYYDALYELNVECDILFPEDAEYFEQYELLVVPVLYSAPTKLLTALSDFAERGGHLVAAFRSGFANEFLTVRHEGQPAVLQKCLGIRYDEFTQPDDVWLADQVYAAAAKECSATVFMELVETEGADVLAHYDHPFWGRYAAVTEHAFGKGMATYVACLTTPAYTKEILKRVLEQTGIWGIEQQAAFPVIIRNGVNETGRKVHFYLNYSEKEIRQPYLHGDGKELLKEESVKNGQTLVLEAWGIRIVVESEA; from the coding sequence ATGGACAGATTTTTATTTGGGGCGGCCTATTATGATGAATATATGCCCGTGGAGCGGCTGGAAGAGGATATGCGCCTGATGCGCGAGGCTGGCATCAATGTGATCCGGATTGCGGAATCCACTTGGGCCACGCAGGAGCCAGTTAGCGGAGAATTTGATTTCTCACACGTGGAGCGGGTACTGGAGGCGGCCGGAAGATATGACATCAGTGTCATAGTAGGGACGCCTACCTATGCCATTCCGCCCTGGCTTGCGTCCCAGAATCCCGAAATACTCGCCGTGACGGAACGGGGAAAGGAGAAATACGGGGCCAGACAGAATATGGACATTACAAGTCCTGCTTACCGTTATTATGCAGAGCGTATTATACGCAAGCTAATGGAATGCGTACAAAGGTACTCCAATGTTATCGGTTTTCAGCTGGATAATGAGACCAAACATTACCATACATCGGGGCCGAATGTACAACGTCTGTTCGTACGATATTTGAAGAAGACCTTTGGGGATGTTGAAGAAATGAATCGAGAATTTGGCTTTTCCTACTGGAGCAACCGGGTGGATGCTTGGGAGAATGTGCCCGATCCAACAGGTTCCATTAACGGGAGCTTCCGGGCGGAATTCGAAAAATTCAGAAGGCAGCTCGTTACTGAATTTCTGGAATGGCAGAGCGGAATCGTCAGGGAATATATAAGACAGGGACAGTTCATCACCCATAATCTGGATTTCGAATGGCGCAATTATACTTATGGAGTGCAGGCAGAGGCAGATCATAAGAAGGCAGTGCAGTGCCTCGACATTGCAGGCTGCGATATCTATCATCTGACACAGTCGAAGCTGACCGGAAAGGAAATCGCATTCGGAGGAGACCTGGTGCGAAGCTTAAAGCGCCGGAGTTATTTTGTACTGGAAACACAGGCACAAGGGCATGTGAACTGGACGCCTTATGACGGGCAGCTCCGGCTGCATGCGTTCAGCCATATAGCGAGCGGTGCTGCAGCTCTCATGTACTGGCACTGGCATTCGATTCATAATTCCTTTGAAACGTACTGGAAAGGGATATTGAGCCATGATCTGAAACCGAACAGGATCTACAGGGAGATATCAGGAATCGGTGCGGATATGGCAAGGATTGGTCCGTCGCTTATAAACTTGAAAAAGAAAAATCGCGCAGCGCTTTTAGTCAGCAATGAATCGCTGACCGGCCTGCGCGAATTCCCTCTGCCGGGAGGGGAGACGACATATAATGACGTGGTAAGGCGTTACTATGACGCTTTGTATGAGCTGAATGTGGAATGTGATATTTTATTCCCGGAGGATGCAGAGTATTTCGAACAGTATGAGCTGCTGGTAGTTCCTGTACTTTATAGCGCGCCCACCAAGCTGCTAACGGCTTTGTCTGATTTTGCGGAGAGGGGCGGACATCTTGTGGCGGCCTTCCGCAGCGGCTTTGCCAACGAGTTCTTAACAGTAAGACATGAGGGGCAGCCCGCTGTCCTGCAGAAATGTCTGGGTATCCGGTATGACGAGTTTACACAGCCGGACGATGTATGGCTGGCGGATCAGGTCTATGCGGCAGCGGCAAAAGAATGCAGTGCCACGGTTTTTATGGAGCTTGTGGAAACGGAAGGCGCAGATGTACTGGCACACTATGACCATCCGTTCTGGGGCAGATATGCGGCTGTGACAGAGCATGCTTTTGGAAAAGGCATGGCAACTTATGTGGCATGTCTGACTACGCCTGCTTACACAAAGGAAATTTTAAAAAGAGTACTGGAACAGACCGGAATATGGGGAATAGAGCAACAAGCAGCTTTTCCGGTCATCATACGAAACGGTGTGAATGAAACCGGCAGAAAGGTGCACTTTTACCTGAATTATTCAGAAAAAGAGATCAGGCAGCCTTATCTGCATGGAGATGGAAAGGAGCTTTTGAAAGAGGAAAGTGTGAAAAACGGACAGACTCTTGTATTGGAGGCGTGGGGAATTCGGATCGTTGTGGAATCCGAAGCCTGA
- a CDS encoding phosphatase PAP2 family protein, which translates to MIINNMVLKNLVERSRPFDTITTLVPLIHKPADFSFPSGHTASAFAAGYIFYRKLPKKIGIPILILAFLIGISRLYLGVHYPSDVIAGMLCGITISYMAEVIINALFKGMHRSEHPK; encoded by the coding sequence ATGATTATCAATAATATGGTGCTGAAAAATCTGGTGGAAAGAAGCAGACCGTTTGATACAATAACGACCCTTGTACCGCTTATCCATAAACCGGCAGATTTTTCCTTTCCATCCGGCCATACGGCCAGTGCATTTGCGGCAGGATACATATTTTACAGAAAGCTGCCTAAAAAAATAGGGATACCGATTCTTATACTGGCGTTTTTGATTGGTATATCGCGATTGTATTTAGGCGTTCATTATCCCAGCGATGTTATTGCGGGAATGCTTTGCGGGATAACGATTAGTTATATGGCAGAGGTGATAATTAATGCATTGTTTAAAGGCATGCACCGTTCTGAACATCCGAAGTAA
- a CDS encoding ABC transporter substrate-binding protein: protein MKKLLSIVLAVTMVSSLLAGCGSNSTAETTTGEKAETTQTETAAGDEAKAGTGDKVTLKFWNVFTGSDGDILREIVDNYNKTNTDNIKIEMDIMPNDVLQQKLPASIATGTAPDIVLFGVENIAPYVSNDSLEDISDFWEKEGVDKSNFLENVTELSYVEGKLYGTPMQYNVSYLYWNKDLFEAAGLDPDTPPATMDELAEYAQKLTDTSKNQYGLALPTNTTYMQFLWANGGDANDPSENKNLLDSQENLKTLEYLQDLAFNKKVTPENITGSDADVMLQAGQIAMYMSGPWQINGLRAQGINFGIAPCVSGTAGAFSPAGGCSYVIPKGTGEAEKEAAYKFMKYWLSDEILKEWSQRNGFPVWSKTLAEDPEIQSDEVLNSISKATEIGRSYNLGYSLASQIDNDVMIPMFEKIITGAGTPEAVLKEASSAMDTVLAQ, encoded by the coding sequence ATGAAAAAGCTATTAAGTATCGTATTGGCTGTGACTATGGTATCTTCCCTGTTAGCAGGATGCGGAAGTAATAGTACGGCGGAGACAACCACCGGAGAGAAAGCGGAGACAACGCAGACAGAAACCGCGGCCGGTGATGAGGCAAAGGCCGGGACAGGGGATAAGGTTACGCTTAAGTTCTGGAATGTGTTTACGGGTTCGGACGGAGACATTCTCCGCGAGATCGTAGATAACTACAATAAGACGAATACAGATAACATCAAGATCGAGATGGATATCATGCCCAATGATGTTTTGCAGCAAAAACTTCCGGCATCGATAGCAACTGGAACCGCACCGGATATTGTCCTGTTCGGCGTGGAAAATATCGCTCCTTATGTAAGCAACGATTCGTTGGAGGATATCAGCGATTTCTGGGAGAAGGAAGGCGTGGACAAAAGCAACTTTCTGGAAAATGTAACCGAGCTGTCCTACGTGGAGGGTAAGCTTTACGGAACACCTATGCAGTATAATGTTTCTTATCTGTATTGGAATAAGGACTTATTTGAGGCAGCAGGCCTGGACCCCGATACGCCTCCGGCAACAATGGATGAGCTTGCGGAATATGCACAAAAGCTTACGGATACTTCCAAAAATCAATATGGCCTTGCATTGCCGACAAACACAACGTATATGCAGTTCCTTTGGGCAAACGGCGGAGATGCCAATGACCCTTCGGAGAATAAGAATTTATTAGATTCTCAGGAAAACCTAAAGACCTTGGAATATCTGCAGGATCTGGCATTCAATAAGAAGGTAACTCCGGAGAACATAACTGGTTCCGATGCGGACGTTATGCTTCAGGCCGGTCAGATTGCCATGTACATGAGCGGGCCGTGGCAGATCAACGGACTGAGAGCACAGGGAATTAATTTCGGTATTGCACCATGTGTGTCAGGTACCGCAGGCGCCTTTTCACCCGCAGGAGGATGCAGCTATGTAATTCCGAAAGGAACCGGCGAGGCAGAAAAGGAAGCGGCATATAAATTCATGAAGTATTGGCTGAGCGATGAAATTTTAAAGGAATGGTCACAGAGAAACGGATTCCCGGTATGGTCGAAAACTTTGGCAGAGGATCCTGAGATTCAAAGCGATGAGGTGTTGAATTCGATTTCCAAAGCAACGGAAATAGGACGTTCCTATAATCTGGGATATTCTCTTGCAAGCCAGATAGATAACGATGTCATGATCCCAATGTTTGAAAAGATAATTACGGGTGCAGGAACGCCGGAAGCTGTTCTTAAGGAAGCATCTTCCGCCATGGATACGGTGCTCGCGCAGTAG
- a CDS encoding sugar ABC transporter permease — translation MNKKKKSRLQYQRSAYLFILPSMLILTVFVFVPLGASLIISLLNMNIFMNDISFAGMKNFVRLFKDSRVNSATFNSLYFALFEVPLQIGLALLFSLFVAKNNRYTRALRTIYYLPFVCSMTAIGIVWSMLLDPNMGLVPYLLRLTGAGSVSFLKDPALAMPTIIAVSAWKGFGYTLTLITAAVLNVSASLYEAAEIDGANLFRKFIHITIPGIWPTVSFCIVTTMISALQMFDQAYVMTQGGPLNKTETVVQYIYDRGFQTAPYDLGYASAISVYLFIIIAVITFVLRRFVLERGGE, via the coding sequence ATGAATAAAAAGAAAAAAAGCAGACTTCAATATCAGAGAAGTGCCTACCTCTTTATCCTGCCATCCATGCTGATTCTCACAGTATTTGTCTTTGTTCCCCTTGGTGCTTCATTGATCATCAGTTTGTTGAATATGAATATTTTTATGAATGATATTTCTTTCGCAGGAATGAAAAACTTTGTCAGGCTATTTAAGGATAGCAGAGTAAATAGTGCTACCTTTAACAGCCTTTACTTTGCCCTGTTCGAAGTGCCTCTGCAGATAGGACTCGCCCTTTTGTTCAGCTTGTTTGTTGCGAAGAATAACCGGTATACAAGAGCGCTGAGAACTATTTATTATTTGCCTTTTGTCTGTTCCATGACTGCCATAGGTATTGTATGGTCAATGCTCCTGGATCCGAATATGGGACTGGTTCCCTATCTGCTCAGGCTGACAGGGGCAGGAAGCGTTTCCTTTTTGAAAGATCCGGCGCTTGCGATGCCCACTATTATTGCGGTCAGCGCATGGAAAGGCTTTGGATATACATTGACGCTGATAACGGCAGCCGTGCTTAACGTATCGGCATCCCTTTATGAGGCGGCGGAGATAGACGGCGCTAATTTATTCCGGAAATTCATACATATTACTATTCCCGGCATATGGCCTACCGTCAGTTTCTGTATTGTAACTACGATGATCAGCGCATTGCAGATGTTTGATCAGGCTTATGTAATGACTCAGGGAGGTCCGTTAAATAAGACGGAAACCGTGGTGCAGTATATTTACGACAGAGGATTTCAGACGGCACCCTATGATTTGGGATATGCGTCCGCCATTTCCGTGTATCTGTTTATAATTATAGCTGTCATAACCTTTGTACTTAGAAGATTTGTATTGGAGAGGGGAGGCGAATAG
- a CDS encoding carbohydrate ABC transporter permease, producing MKKQAFYANKKKWNLGKLMGFLLTFGMVILVLVPIIWLFVSSFKTDSGVIAYPPHFFPTEWTFSQYRYVTESIPIFSMTKTTIFFAGGVTILSVLFDSMAGYAFARLNFRGSKLLFSIILLTMMVPFQIIMTPLYIEIFKLKLLDTYLGLILPRATSAFGIYMMRSFFAGLPKSLEESGRIEGMGEFRIFRSLMLPLCKPALISLGIFHFMNNWNDLLYPLMLTSSSDKRTLSAGLAVLVGNKVIKYGPTLAATMISLIPLLILYLFCQRYFVEGIATAGTKE from the coding sequence TTGAAGAAACAAGCTTTTTATGCAAATAAGAAAAAATGGAACTTGGGAAAGCTGATGGGATTCCTTCTCACCTTTGGCATGGTTATTTTAGTATTGGTGCCTATTATATGGCTGTTTGTATCCTCCTTTAAGACAGACAGCGGAGTGATAGCCTATCCGCCTCACTTTTTTCCTACGGAGTGGACCTTTTCCCAATATCGATATGTGACTGAGAGCATTCCCATCTTTTCAATGACCAAAACGACCATATTTTTTGCAGGAGGCGTGACCATATTGAGTGTCTTATTCGATTCGATGGCCGGTTATGCTTTTGCAAGATTAAATTTTAGAGGCTCTAAGCTGCTTTTTTCCATTATATTGCTTACCATGATGGTTCCGTTCCAGATCATTATGACACCTCTCTATATTGAAATTTTTAAATTAAAGCTTTTGGATACTTATTTAGGACTGATTCTGCCCAGAGCTACCAGCGCTTTTGGTATTTATATGATGCGTTCGTTTTTTGCAGGTCTTCCGAAATCACTTGAAGAATCCGGAAGAATAGAAGGAATGGGAGAATTCCGGATATTTCGCTCGCTGATGCTGCCGTTATGCAAGCCGGCGCTTATAAGTCTGGGTATCTTCCACTTTATGAATAATTGGAACGATTTACTTTATCCGCTGATGCTGACCAGTTCATCCGATAAAAGGACTTTATCGGCTGGCCTTGCGGTACTTGTAGGTAATAAAGTGATCAAATACGGGCCTACGCTTGCGGCGACCATGATATCCCTGATTCCTCTTCTGATTCTCTATCTGTTCTGCCAGAGATATTTTGTGGAGGGAATTGCCACGGCAGGGACAAAGGAATAA
- a CDS encoding alpha-N-arabinofuranosidase, with the protein MKATVIVNKDFSKGKIDKRIYSSFVEHMGRVVYSGIYEPGHKSADEDGFRQDVLEKVKELGVTGIRYPGGNFVSCYDWRDGVGPVEKRPRRLEIAWRAIETNEFGTNEFMKWAKKAGIEPIFAVNLGTKGIENAVSLVEYCNIKGGTLYSDMRKGHGVEEPYGIGLWCLGNEMDGDWQIGHKQAEEYGRLAQETAKAMKQVDSSIQLVSCGSSKSDMQTYPDWEATTLNYTYDYVDYVSLHQYYGNQEKGTPFFLAQSLDMENYIKTVIGTCDFVKAKKRSEKELYISFDEWGVWSIPDTEVASQVHEEAWEVAPHLSEQIYSLEDSLLFASMMMNFLKYADRIKVACQSLLTNISAAIMTERGGDVWVQPVFYPFSWMAGYGHGEVLRDVLHCPAYFCDGFGEVPYVDEVTVYNEEKREAVLFAVNRGEEEAVSLTVCLQGFEPQRVTEHLALSHRNKKATNLVNHEEVKPYHVTDNILERDEVILTMEPLSFHMIRIEVK; encoded by the coding sequence ATGAAAGCAACAGTAATCGTTAACAAAGATTTTAGTAAGGGGAAAATAGATAAGAGAATCTACAGCTCCTTTGTAGAACATATGGGTAGGGTGGTCTATTCGGGAATCTATGAGCCGGGGCATAAAAGCGCAGACGAGGATGGCTTCCGGCAGGATGTACTTGAGAAGGTAAAAGAACTGGGAGTGACCGGAATTCGTTATCCGGGAGGTAATTTTGTATCCTGTTATGACTGGAGAGACGGAGTGGGTCCTGTAGAGAAACGTCCAAGGCGTCTGGAAATAGCCTGGAGAGCGATAGAGACTAATGAATTCGGCACCAACGAGTTCATGAAGTGGGCAAAAAAGGCGGGAATAGAGCCTATATTTGCCGTAAATCTCGGAACCAAGGGAATCGAAAATGCAGTTTCCTTAGTGGAATACTGCAATATAAAAGGGGGAACCTTGTACAGCGATATGCGAAAAGGGCATGGCGTGGAAGAACCTTATGGAATAGGACTCTGGTGTCTGGGAAATGAAATGGACGGAGACTGGCAGATAGGACATAAGCAGGCAGAGGAATATGGACGTTTGGCGCAGGAAACGGCAAAGGCGATGAAGCAGGTGGACAGCAGCATTCAATTGGTATCCTGCGGAAGTTCCAAATCCGACATGCAGACATATCCCGACTGGGAAGCGACAACCTTAAACTATACCTATGATTATGTAGATTACGTTTCGCTTCATCAATACTACGGAAATCAGGAAAAGGGGACGCCGTTTTTCCTGGCGCAGTCACTGGATATGGAGAACTATATTAAGACTGTGATTGGGACCTGTGATTTTGTAAAAGCGAAAAAGCGCTCGGAAAAGGAGTTGTATATCAGTTTCGACGAATGGGGAGTATGGTCCATTCCGGATACAGAGGTGGCATCGCAGGTGCATGAGGAGGCTTGGGAAGTGGCGCCCCACCTTAGTGAGCAGATTTATTCGCTGGAAGATTCCCTGCTTTTTGCAAGTATGATGATGAACTTTCTGAAATATGCAGACCGTATTAAGGTTGCCTGTCAGTCATTGCTCACGAATATCAGTGCGGCAATCATGACAGAGCGTGGAGGAGATGTATGGGTGCAGCCGGTTTTCTATCCTTTTTCATGGATGGCCGGATACGGACATGGAGAAGTGCTGCGGGATGTCCTGCACTGTCCGGCATATTTTTGTGACGGATTTGGTGAGGTTCCATATGTAGATGAGGTAACTGTTTATAATGAAGAAAAGAGAGAGGCCGTATTGTTTGCGGTAAATCGCGGCGAAGAGGAAGCGGTCTCGCTTACGGTCTGTCTTCAGGGGTTTGAACCGCAGAGAGTGACAGAACATCTGGCGCTAAGTCACCGGAACAAAAAGGCCACGAATCTTGTAAATCATGAAGAAGTAAAGCCGTATCATGTAACGGATAACATACTGGAACGGGATGAGGTGATCTTAACTATGGAGCCGCTTTCCTTCCATATGATAAGGATAGAAGTGAAATAA
- a CDS encoding LacI family DNA-binding transcriptional regulator gives MGITTKELAKICGVSRTTVHRALTDTGRINPQTKDAILKAAKDYDYRPDLLARGLVKGQTFYIGVIVLDVNNRYFAQMLNAIEMEARKHGYFINIALHENNKAMEKEQIIRLADYRVDGMILSSVNQGQEYKDFLNSFDIPIVTIDNKVAEGIPFVGIKEREAAREAVRRILEKGYEKMVFVCPPLSDRYKENIYVHEQRLEGFNEAMRQYPDREAVVIDKKDNLKLCAGQLEDSKRTAFFCSGDIFALELMKYLKSKGLASPADYGIMGFDNIDTLEYVTPRLSTIDNSAEQVATTAVNLLFELINKEKTETKRILDFAIVEGETITAQAET, from the coding sequence ATGGGAATTACAACGAAAGAACTTGCAAAAATATGCGGTGTTTCAAGAACCACAGTCCATCGGGCATTGACGGATACGGGAAGAATTAATCCGCAGACGAAGGACGCGATATTAAAGGCCGCCAAGGACTATGATTACAGACCGGACCTTTTGGCGAGAGGGCTTGTAAAGGGACAGACCTTTTACATAGGAGTTATCGTGCTCGATGTGAATAACCGGTACTTTGCGCAAATGCTCAATGCTATTGAAATGGAAGCCAGAAAACACGGCTATTTTATTAATATCGCTCTGCATGAGAACAATAAAGCGATGGAAAAGGAACAGATAATAAGGCTGGCGGATTACCGTGTGGATGGTATGATTCTTTCTTCTGTTAATCAGGGACAAGAGTATAAGGATTTTTTAAATAGCTTTGACATTCCTATTGTAACAATAGACAATAAGGTTGCTGAGGGAATTCCCTTCGTTGGGATCAAGGAGAGGGAAGCCGCCAGAGAAGCAGTACGGCGGATATTGGAAAAAGGATATGAGAAGATGGTATTCGTCTGCCCACCTCTTTCTGACCGCTATAAGGAAAATATTTATGTACATGAGCAGCGGCTTGAAGGCTTTAACGAGGCCATGCGTCAATATCCGGACAGGGAGGCAGTTGTTATTGATAAGAAAGATAACCTTAAGCTGTGTGCCGGCCAGCTGGAGGACTCGAAACGTACCGCCTTTTTCTGCTCCGGAGATATCTTCGCCCTTGAATTAATGAAATATTTGAAATCAAAAGGACTGGCCTCACCTGCGGATTATGGAATCATGGGTTTCGACAATATCGATACTCTGGAATACGTTACCCCAAGGCTTTCAACTATTGATAATTCGGCAGAGCAGGTAGCCACCACTGCCGTGAATCTCCTTTTTGAATTAATTAATAAAGAAAAAACCGAGACGAAAAGGATATTGGATTTTGCTATAGTAGAGGGAGAAACCATAACTGCGCAGGCAGAGACATGA
- a CDS encoding Lrp/AsnC family transcriptional regulator — MDEVDRKILIALRENSRRSATDISKRVNLSVAAVIERINKMENIGIIQQYTLVVNQHKIGNDVMALMEVSLEHPKYYDEFTDKMKSMEDIEACHYVTGDYDFMIKINTRSSEELELLHRKIKSIRGVSGTKTFFVLKEIKNTLAPVPEVKKI; from the coding sequence ATGGATGAAGTTGACAGAAAAATATTAATCGCGCTTAGGGAGAATTCCCGCCGATCGGCTACGGATATCAGTAAAAGGGTCAATCTTTCAGTTGCCGCTGTAATCGAACGGATTAATAAAATGGAAAATATCGGGATTATTCAGCAGTATACGCTTGTTGTGAATCAGCATAAGATAGGAAACGATGTTATGGCGCTTATGGAGGTCAGTCTGGAACATCCCAAATATTATGACGAATTTACGGATAAAATGAAAAGCATGGAGGATATAGAAGCATGCCATTACGTTACGGGAGATTATGATTTTATGATTAAAATCAATACCCGCTCTTCGGAAGAACTGGAATTGCTGCACAGGAAAATAAAAAGTATTAGGGGAGTGTCTGGTACAAAAACATTTTTTGTATTGAAGGAGATAAAAAACACTTTGGCTCCGGTTCCCGAAGTGAAAAAAATTTAG